A genome region from uncultured Tolumonas sp. includes the following:
- a CDS encoding SurA N-terminal domain-containing protein, producing the protein MLMDKLRDGAQGRIAKTIFWLIILSFALAGVGSYLNRPASNDPAVVDDEVISAQTLEKSYQNERANMQAQYGEAASQLLDNPQYLAQLKKSVLDKLINQALLNHKALKAGIRLSNEQVKDAIRQMPEFQVDNKFSNEKFISTLSRVGYTPESFGNSMRQDLARQFWLDGVLTTEFTLPAEVAQLEALYQQKRDVKMITIPADAFRQEVKVSDDEINEFYKAHSKEFMQSEQVKLNYILLSAADLAKSIQPTDSDLKAYYQQHTDSFTEPARRKVAHILITNKDDKAAQDKVNDVLARLKSGSDFAQLAKTESADTLSARQGGELDWFEKGVMDPAFEKAAFALNQKNELSAVVKSAFGYHIIKLLDKQDATVLPYDKAQQVIRQKFIDDKSRELYAEQQQKLSDLGFENPDSLDSVAETLKLPLQKTDFITSKQLPAAINVPAVVTQAFAEKLRDENTNSEVITVSDSAVVMLHVVDYKPSAVKPLADVKALVMAKLQAVKAADKAREAAVTLLEKVKANQPVDDLVAKLNAKVEEKAGLTRFAGNVPAQFSQAVFKLAKPADKAISADLYADEQGNQSVLVLQKITAAPEAKDAQLKQGLAQQLVKLRQEQLYGALIELLRQKASIKYAPVSKQAVE; encoded by the coding sequence ATGCTGATGGATAAGCTGCGCGATGGTGCCCAGGGCCGTATCGCAAAAACTATTTTTTGGTTAATTATTCTGTCATTCGCACTGGCAGGTGTTGGTAGTTATCTTAATCGTCCGGCCAGTAATGATCCGGCCGTGGTTGATGATGAGGTTATTTCCGCTCAGACATTAGAAAAAAGTTATCAGAATGAGCGCGCCAATATGCAAGCTCAATATGGTGAAGCTGCTTCTCAATTGCTGGATAATCCGCAATATTTAGCGCAACTGAAAAAATCAGTGTTAGATAAACTGATCAATCAGGCCCTGCTAAACCATAAAGCGTTGAAAGCTGGAATTCGTCTGAGTAATGAACAGGTAAAAGACGCTATTCGTCAGATGCCGGAATTCCAGGTTGATAACAAATTCAGTAATGAAAAGTTCATCTCTACGTTATCGCGAGTGGGTTATACACCTGAATCATTTGGTAACTCCATGCGTCAGGATCTGGCTCGCCAATTTTGGTTAGATGGTGTATTGACTACCGAGTTCACTCTGCCTGCAGAAGTTGCTCAGCTGGAAGCGTTGTATCAGCAAAAACGTGATGTAAAAATGATCACAATCCCTGCTGATGCATTCCGCCAAGAGGTAAAAGTCAGTGATGATGAAATCAATGAGTTTTACAAGGCTCACAGCAAAGAGTTTATGCAGTCAGAACAGGTTAAGTTGAATTACATACTGTTAAGTGCAGCAGATCTGGCTAAATCTATCCAACCAACTGATAGTGATTTGAAGGCGTATTATCAGCAACATACAGATTCATTTACCGAGCCTGCACGTCGCAAAGTGGCGCATATCCTGATCACTAACAAAGATGACAAAGCCGCACAAGATAAAGTGAATGATGTGCTGGCTAGATTAAAATCTGGCAGTGATTTTGCTCAATTAGCAAAAACTGAATCTGCAGACACATTGTCAGCTCGACAAGGTGGTGAATTAGACTGGTTTGAAAAAGGGGTGATGGATCCTGCTTTTGAGAAAGCAGCATTTGCCTTAAATCAGAAAAATGAACTGTCTGCTGTTGTGAAATCGGCTTTTGGTTATCACATTATCAAATTGCTGGATAAACAAGATGCGACTGTGCTGCCTTATGACAAAGCGCAACAAGTGATCCGTCAGAAATTTATTGATGACAAATCACGTGAATTGTATGCAGAACAGCAACAAAAACTATCCGACCTCGGTTTTGAAAACCCAGACTCTCTGGATTCAGTGGCGGAAACGTTAAAATTACCACTGCAAAAAACTGATTTCATTACATCCAAGCAATTGCCTGCTGCGATTAATGTTCCAGCGGTTGTCACTCAAGCGTTTGCTGAAAAGTTACGTGATGAAAATACGAACTCAGAAGTAATTACTGTTTCTGATTCGGCTGTCGTGATGTTGCACGTGGTTGATTATAAACCGAGTGCTGTGAAGCCATTAGCAGACGTAAAAGCGTTGGTCATGGCTAAATTGCAAGCAGTTAAAGCAGCTGATAAGGCGCGGGAAGCAGCAGTTACATTACTTGAGAAAGTAAAAGCGAATCAGCCGGTAGATGACTTAGTTGCCAAACTGAATGCTAAAGTTGAAGAGAAGGCTGGTTTAACCCGTTTTGCGGGTAATGTTCCAGCTCAATTCTCTCAAGCAGTATTTAAACTGGCAAAACCTGCCGATAAAGCAATCAGTGCTGATTTGTATGCTGATGAACAAGGCAATCAGTCGGTATTGGTATTGCAGAAAATCACAGCAGCACCAGAAGCTAAAGATGCACAACTTAAGCAAGGTCTGGCTCAACAGTTGGTCAAGTTGAGACAAGAACAGCTTTACGGTGCATTGATTGAGTTGTTGCGACAGAAAGCAAGCATCAAATATGCGCCTGTCAGCAAGCAGGCTGTTGAATAA
- a CDS encoding HU family DNA-binding protein — MTSHKNHKGKEVNKSQLVDKISESADISKAAAGRALDAFIDAVGEALKEGDQVSLVGFGTFAVRERASRSGRNPQTGATIEIAACKQPAFKAGKALKDSVN; from the coding sequence ATAACCAGCCACAAAAATCATAAGGGGAAAGAAGTGAACAAATCACAGTTGGTTGATAAAATTTCCGAAAGCGCGGATATCTCCAAAGCGGCTGCAGGTCGCGCTCTGGATGCTTTCATTGACGCAGTGGGCGAGGCATTAAAAGAAGGTGATCAGGTTTCTCTGGTTGGTTTTGGTACCTTCGCAGTGCGTGAGCGTGCGTCTCGTTCTGGTCGTAATCCTCAGACTGGCGCCACCATTGAAATTGCTGCCTGCAAGCAACCTGCATTCAAAGCAGGAAAAGCATTAAAGGACTCTGTTAATTAA
- the lon gene encoding endopeptidase La yields the protein MNLQRSDRIVLPVLPLRDVVVYPHMVIPLFVGREKSIRCLEVAMEQDKRILLVAQKDAATDNPEKSDLYPVGTIANILQLLKLPDGTVKVLVEGAERVLLEELTDEETYYVGIVCPLECVDIPEAESDVLIRSAITQFEGYIKLNKKIPPEVLTSIAAIDDPVRLADTMAAHMPLKLEDKQRVLEIQEVSERLMFLMAKMESEIDLLQVEKRIRSRVKKQMEKSQREYYLNEQMKAIQKELGELDENTPDEFETLHNKIVDAGMTLEAKDKALAELTKLKMMSPMSAEATVVRSYIDWLIAVPWKTRTKVKKNLQLAEKVLDEDHYGLEKVKERILEYLAVQSRINQLKGPILCLVGPPGVGKTSLGQSIAKATGRKYVRMALGGVRDEAEIRGHRRTYIGSLPGKLIQKMAKVGVKNPLFLLDEIDKMSSDMRGDPASALLEVLDPEQNNSFSDHYLEVDYDLSDVMFVATSNSMNIPGPLLDRMEVIRLSGYTEDEKLNIAKSHLLQKQIERNGLKINEITIDDSAIIDIIRYYTREAGVRSLEREISKICRKAVKAILLNKDLKHVTVNADNLKDYLGVQRFDFGKAEDHNQVGQVVGLAWTEVGGDLLTIEATNVPGKGKLTYTGSLGDVMQESIQAAMTVVRARAESLRINADFYEKRDIHVHVPEGATPKDGPSAGIAMCTALVSSLTGNPVRADVAMTGEITLRGEVLPIGGLKEKLLAAHRGGIKRVVIPFENTKDLEEIPDNVKQDLEIHPVRWIDQVLALALQEPVDRVSVS from the coding sequence ATGAATTTACAGCGCTCAGATCGTATCGTGCTACCTGTTCTGCCGCTCCGGGATGTAGTGGTATATCCCCACATGGTTATCCCGTTGTTTGTCGGCCGTGAAAAATCAATCCGTTGTCTGGAAGTGGCAATGGAACAGGATAAAAGAATTCTGTTAGTGGCGCAGAAAGATGCGGCCACTGATAATCCGGAAAAGTCGGATCTCTATCCTGTTGGTACTATTGCCAATATTCTGCAATTACTGAAGTTACCTGATGGCACAGTTAAAGTGCTGGTCGAAGGTGCGGAACGTGTATTGCTGGAAGAGCTAACCGACGAAGAAACTTATTATGTGGGTATCGTTTGTCCACTGGAGTGCGTTGACATTCCTGAAGCCGAAAGCGATGTCCTGATCCGCTCTGCAATTACTCAGTTTGAAGGTTATATCAAACTGAATAAAAAAATCCCGCCTGAAGTATTAACGTCGATCGCGGCCATTGATGATCCGGTCCGTCTGGCTGATACGATGGCTGCGCACATGCCTCTGAAACTGGAAGATAAGCAGCGTGTGCTTGAAATTCAGGAAGTATCAGAACGCCTGATGTTTTTGATGGCGAAAATGGAATCGGAAATTGACCTGCTGCAGGTTGAAAAACGGATCCGTTCTCGTGTTAAAAAGCAGATGGAAAAAAGCCAGCGTGAGTATTATCTGAATGAGCAGATGAAAGCGATTCAGAAAGAGCTGGGTGAGCTGGATGAAAATACGCCTGACGAATTCGAAACGCTGCATAACAAGATTGTCGATGCAGGCATGACGCTGGAAGCAAAAGACAAAGCGTTGGCGGAATTGACCAAGCTGAAGATGATGTCACCGATGTCTGCTGAAGCCACAGTAGTTCGTAGCTACATTGATTGGCTGATTGCAGTACCTTGGAAAACCCGTACCAAAGTGAAGAAAAATCTGCAGCTGGCGGAAAAAGTGCTGGATGAAGATCACTACGGTCTGGAAAAGGTAAAAGAGCGTATTCTGGAATATCTGGCAGTACAAAGCCGGATCAACCAATTGAAAGGCCCGATTTTGTGTCTGGTTGGGCCTCCAGGGGTTGGTAAAACCAGTTTAGGCCAATCCATTGCTAAAGCCACCGGACGTAAATACGTCCGTATGGCGCTGGGTGGCGTCAGAGATGAAGCTGAGATCCGCGGTCACCGTCGGACGTATATCGGCTCGCTGCCTGGTAAACTGATTCAGAAAATGGCAAAAGTCGGGGTGAAAAACCCTCTGTTCTTGTTAGATGAGATCGATAAGATGTCTTCTGATATGCGTGGTGATCCGGCTTCTGCTTTATTGGAAGTTCTTGATCCAGAACAGAATAATAGTTTCAGCGACCATTATCTGGAAGTTGATTACGACCTGTCGGATGTTATGTTTGTCGCAACGTCTAATTCGATGAACATTCCTGGCCCATTACTGGATCGTATGGAAGTCATTCGTCTCTCTGGTTATACAGAAGATGAAAAGCTGAACATTGCCAAAAGTCATTTACTGCAAAAGCAAATTGAACGTAATGGACTGAAAATAAACGAAATTACTATCGACGATTCCGCTATCATCGATATTATTCGTTATTACACCCGAGAAGCCGGTGTCCGTAGTCTAGAGCGAGAAATTTCAAAGATTTGTCGTAAAGCAGTAAAAGCAATTTTGCTGAATAAAGATCTCAAGCATGTGACTGTGAATGCCGATAATCTGAAAGATTATTTAGGGGTTCAGCGGTTTGATTTTGGTAAAGCGGAAGATCATAACCAAGTCGGACAAGTTGTTGGTCTGGCATGGACCGAAGTCGGTGGTGATCTGTTAACGATTGAAGCGACTAATGTGCCAGGTAAAGGTAAACTGACCTACACCGGTTCGCTGGGCGATGTGATGCAAGAGTCTATTCAGGCTGCGATGACGGTCGTCAGAGCGCGGGCTGAGTCGTTACGCATTAATGCCGATTTCTATGAGAAACGCGACATCCATGTGCACGTTCCGGAAGGTGCCACACCGAAAGATGGCCCAAGTGCGGGTATCGCGATGTGTACTGCGCTGGTGTCCAGTCTGACGGGGAATCCTGTGCGTGCTGATGTGGCTATGACCGGTGAAATTACGCTACGCGGTGAAGTGCTGCCTATTGGTGGTCTGAAAGAAAAACTACTTGCAGCGCATCGTGGTGGAATTAAGCGTGTTGTCATTCCATTTGAGAACACAAAAGATTTGGAAGAAATTCCGGATAACGTAAAACAGGATCTTGAAATTCATCCTGTTCGCTGGATTGATCAGGTGCTTGCGCTGGCACTGCAAGAACCTGTTGATCGGGTAAGCGTGTCATAA